Proteins found in one Parasteatoda tepidariorum isolate YZ-2023 chromosome 7, CAS_Ptep_4.0, whole genome shotgun sequence genomic segment:
- the LOC107440803 gene encoding bursicon produces the protein MANSKLPSIIIQVITFIGWFGVLISSGSGRGEVCHLRPVIHVLQQPGCIPKPIPSFACQGSCSSYVQVSGSKFWQVERSCMCCQEMGEREASIGIFCPKTTPRFRKIVTRAPVECMCRPCTAVDEASIQPQETAMLKVRDDPLAGLVNDLPVLEEYHLMNQMEMGKDMPVI, from the exons ATGGCCAATTCGAAGCTACCTTCCATCATTATCCAAGTTATCACTTTCATCGGGTGGTTTGGTGTTCTCATATCCTCAGGCAGTGGAAGGGGTGAAGTGTGCCATTTAAGACCAGTAATCCATGTACTCCAACAGCCGGGATGCATACCAAAACCTATACCATCATTTGCTTGTCAAGGTAGCTGTTCGTCTTATGTGCAG GTGTCCGGTTCTAAATTTTGGCAAGTGGAGCGATCGTGCATGTGCTGTCAAGAAATGGGGGAGCGTGAAGCCAGCATAGGAATTTTCTGTCCTAAAACGACACCGAGGTTCAGGAAGATAGTGACACGAGCTCCGGTGGAATGCATGTGCCGTCCATGCACGGCCGTGGACGAGGCTTCGATTCAACCTCAAGAGACGGCCATGTTGAAGGTGAGAGATGACCCTTTGGCAGGATTGGTCAATGACTTACCTGTCTTAGAAGAATATCACCTCATGAACCAGATGGAGATGGGAAAAGATATGCCTGTTATATAA